Proteins from one Pontibacter korlensis genomic window:
- the otsB gene encoding trehalose-phosphatase has protein sequence MPQNHLFDLIKTKRLRALIFDLDGVITQTARVHAKAWKTMFDAYLEERARRDGKPHAPLNISTDYRQYIDGMPRYDGVRNFLASREITLPEGAPADEPGIETVAGLGNLKNVYFQELLQQDGVEVYFDTVAFIREMRAEGMRTAVISASKNCKAILAAAGLEELFEVRVDGVVAAELGIKGKPSPDIFLEAAKRLQVSPQETAIFEDALAGVEAGKAGGLGLVVGIDRTNQATELQRHGADMVLQKFPTLNTTMKNIAANTVQKHDGNTLPSALNKVQELLQGKKPAVFLDYDGCLSPIVKDPDKAVLSDQMRTTLQRVAELCPVAVVSGRDRANVEQLVKLDNLYYAGSHGFDISGPNNMHTEPGGAAAAIPALDKAQVELNERLRGIEGALVERKRYAIAVHYRNVPEEQVNQVIEVAQDVIAKHDELKPGPGKKIMELKPNLDWHKGKAVHWLMEELDLNKPDIIPLYIGDDLTDEDAFAALQGQGIGILVGEHDEETAATYRLESVDEVQVFLEALIQELK, from the coding sequence ATGCCTCAGAACCACCTATTCGATTTGATCAAAACGAAGCGACTAAGAGCGCTTATATTTGATTTGGATGGTGTGATTACACAGACGGCTCGGGTGCATGCCAAAGCCTGGAAAACTATGTTCGACGCCTATTTAGAGGAGCGAGCGCGACGAGATGGTAAACCTCATGCACCACTTAATATCTCAACTGACTACAGACAGTATATTGATGGCATGCCTCGCTATGATGGCGTACGAAATTTTCTTGCATCCAGAGAAATCACGCTGCCAGAGGGAGCACCTGCAGATGAGCCAGGAATCGAAACAGTTGCAGGCTTAGGAAACCTAAAAAATGTTTATTTTCAGGAGTTGCTTCAGCAGGATGGGGTAGAGGTATATTTTGATACGGTAGCATTTATCAGAGAAATGCGCGCAGAGGGGATGCGAACGGCTGTAATTTCGGCAAGCAAGAACTGCAAGGCTATACTTGCTGCTGCTGGGCTGGAGGAACTGTTTGAAGTACGGGTTGATGGTGTTGTAGCGGCAGAGTTGGGCATCAAGGGAAAGCCATCACCAGACATTTTTTTGGAGGCTGCTAAAAGGCTGCAAGTTTCTCCTCAGGAGACAGCCATTTTTGAAGATGCATTGGCAGGAGTAGAGGCAGGCAAGGCAGGAGGCTTGGGCTTGGTTGTGGGCATCGACCGTACAAACCAAGCAACAGAATTACAAAGACATGGCGCCGATATGGTGCTGCAAAAATTTCCAACTTTAAACACTACAATGAAAAACATAGCTGCAAACACTGTTCAGAAGCATGACGGCAACACCCTTCCCTCAGCTCTAAATAAAGTGCAGGAACTACTGCAGGGTAAAAAGCCTGCTGTTTTCCTGGATTACGACGGCTGTTTGAGTCCTATTGTGAAAGATCCGGATAAAGCTGTTCTGTCAGATCAAATGCGCACTACATTGCAGCGCGTGGCAGAACTCTGCCCTGTAGCAGTAGTAAGCGGGCGCGACAGAGCTAATGTGGAGCAATTGGTTAAGCTGGATAATCTATACTATGCCGGCTCTCACGGTTTTGATATCTCTGGTCCTAATAACATGCATACAGAACCAGGGGGAGCTGCAGCTGCCATACCTGCGCTGGATAAAGCACAGGTAGAGCTCAATGAGCGTCTTCGCGGTATTGAAGGAGCGCTGGTAGAGCGCAAGCGTTACGCTATTGCCGTGCATTACAGAAACGTGCCAGAGGAGCAGGTTAATCAGGTTATTGAGGTAGCACAGGATGTAATAGCTAAACATGATGAACTTAAGCCTGGACCTGGCAAAAAGATCATGGAGCTTAAGCCGAACCTGGATTGGCACAAAGGAAAAGCAGTGCATTGGTTGATGGAGGAACTGGATCTGAATAAACCTGATATAATTCCGCTGTACATTGGCGACGACCTTACAGATGAAGATGCTTTCGCGGCATTGCAAGGTCAGGGTATCGGTATCCTGGTGGGGG
- a CDS encoding HAD family hydrolase translates to MSNLSNLIQEKKIKALILDMDGVITNTAGLHAEAWKKLCDSFLKQRGEQDGKSYKPFHLKEDYQKYVHDVPRLDAMRNFMESRGITLPEGTATEDAGSNTLVGLGERKDLYFHELLKQNGVVVFDDAIDWIKEQQEAGMKTAIVSASRNCLTILRRAGLDKLFEVRVDKVVANELKLKSKPAPDIYLEAARRLGVEPQETAVFEDTAAGIEGAKAGGFGLIVGVDRSISKEKLNAEDVDVVINGFSSELKAKAASL, encoded by the coding sequence ATGAGTAATCTGAGTAATCTAATACAAGAGAAAAAAATAAAAGCCCTTATCCTGGATATGGATGGTGTGATTACAAACACTGCAGGGTTGCATGCCGAAGCATGGAAAAAACTGTGTGATTCTTTCCTGAAACAGCGTGGAGAACAGGACGGGAAAAGCTATAAGCCTTTTCACCTGAAAGAGGATTACCAGAAGTACGTGCACGATGTGCCTCGCTTAGATGCCATGCGTAATTTTATGGAGTCGCGCGGGATTACACTGCCAGAAGGTACTGCAACTGAAGATGCAGGTAGCAATACTCTTGTAGGCTTAGGGGAGCGCAAAGACTTATACTTCCATGAGCTGTTAAAGCAGAATGGTGTGGTTGTGTTTGATGATGCCATTGACTGGATAAAAGAGCAGCAGGAAGCAGGTATGAAAACAGCCATCGTCTCTGCCAGCAGAAACTGTCTGACCATACTTCGCCGTGCAGGTTTAGATAAGCTTTTTGAAGTACGAGTAGACAAAGTAGTAGCAAATGAGCTAAAGCTGAAGAGCAAGCCGGCTCCAGATATTTACCTGGAGGCTGCCCGTAGACTTGGCGTAGAACCACAGGAAACTGCTGTTTTTGAAGATACTGCTGCCGGCATAGAAGGTGCTAAAGCTGGTGGTTTTGGACTGATTGTAGGTGTAGACCGAAGCATCTCTAAGGAGAAACTCAATGCAGAGGATGTTGATGTAGTAATAAATGGGTTTAGCTCTGAGCTCAAAGCCAAGGCTGCATCCTTATAA
- a CDS encoding cation-translocating P-type ATPase, with amino-acid sequence MAIEQKFPYHSVTVEEALEKLQSQPDGLTDEEAKRRQQEYGPNELTGKEGINPILLFLNQFKDFLILVLVIAAGVAWYAGHMVDVYVILGVIMFNAVLGFFQEYRAEKAIQALKSMLKQEAKVLRNGQLRTLEARELVPGDIIQLEEGDSIPADARLIRGKNLQTIEASLTGESLPIEKHTEPLDEKTNLGDKTNMLWKGTHVARGSATAVVAAIGGATELGKISQSLGSIKATTTNFRKKTERLAKQMAFIAIGTSTLVFLLGYFYRDYAFEEVLLVTVATLVSSIPEGLPAVITIVLAIGANRMAKQNAITREFTSTEMLGSVSVILTDKTGTLTKSVLTVGSVYLGDGSEVEVSGTGYAVDGELRHEGQSITAADNPVLQKLLLISKECNNAHLGKPKAGEGGKSAEPEVTGDPTEVALLVLAKKALAKEKGLLPEVKQIDDLPFSSEQKFRATLVEVEGQRELLVVGAPEKILKLSNRILTKQGLQELTEELRLRIQNKNDEWADKAMRVLGLAYVEADASNSVAKADEVKNLVWVGITGIVDPPRTGVQEAVSDCKSAGIRVIMVTGDHKKTGAAIAREVGILDADAGEGKYPLALQEDELEVDDRQFEELVDHVSVFTRVSPNTKLRIAEHLQSKGHLIAMTGDGVNDAPALKRADVGIAMGIRGTDVAKDASQIVLSDDNFATIVRAVREGRIVFQNVRQTSFFLLTTNFAFVSVFIITIILGWPFPLTATQILWVNLVTDGVMELGLATERGHGDIMKHKPIPRDVNILDRSVVPYILLMSVVMLGLALASFAYYLPQGEETARTAVFIVISMTQVFNTFNMRSLEYSVFGIGIFSNKYVNMAFIASVLLQLIVVYTPFLSGVFRFEKLPIVDLLIIFVLSTLVIWVAEIYKWVSRKKLDNV; translated from the coding sequence ATGGCAATAGAACAGAAATTCCCCTATCACAGTGTTACAGTTGAGGAAGCACTGGAGAAATTACAAAGTCAGCCGGACGGTTTAACAGACGAAGAGGCCAAGCGAAGGCAGCAGGAGTATGGCCCCAACGAACTTACCGGGAAAGAGGGAATCAACCCGATACTTCTCTTTCTAAACCAGTTTAAGGATTTTCTGATACTGGTGCTGGTAATAGCAGCCGGTGTGGCTTGGTATGCAGGCCATATGGTGGACGTATATGTAATTTTGGGGGTCATTATGTTTAATGCCGTGTTGGGCTTCTTTCAGGAGTACCGTGCCGAAAAAGCTATACAGGCGCTCAAGAGCATGCTGAAGCAGGAGGCGAAAGTACTGCGGAACGGGCAACTGAGAACCTTAGAGGCGCGGGAGTTGGTACCAGGTGATATCATTCAACTGGAAGAGGGTGATAGTATACCTGCTGATGCACGCCTGATACGTGGAAAAAACCTGCAGACCATAGAGGCTTCATTAACAGGAGAATCGCTCCCGATTGAGAAGCACACGGAGCCGCTGGATGAAAAAACCAACCTTGGCGATAAAACCAATATGCTCTGGAAGGGTACCCACGTAGCCAGGGGTTCAGCCACTGCCGTAGTGGCAGCTATAGGCGGTGCTACAGAGCTCGGTAAGATTTCACAATCCCTGGGATCGATAAAAGCTACCACTACTAACTTCAGAAAGAAAACCGAAAGGCTGGCCAAGCAAATGGCTTTTATTGCCATAGGTACATCAACACTCGTTTTCCTTCTTGGCTATTTCTACCGCGACTATGCTTTTGAGGAGGTGCTGCTGGTGACAGTAGCTACGCTGGTTTCTTCTATCCCGGAAGGGCTTCCTGCTGTGATCACTATAGTGTTGGCAATAGGAGCTAACCGGATGGCTAAGCAAAACGCGATTACCCGTGAGTTTACCTCTACAGAAATGCTCGGTTCGGTATCGGTTATACTTACTGATAAAACCGGGACACTTACCAAAAGTGTACTTACTGTAGGCTCCGTTTATCTGGGAGACGGCTCTGAAGTAGAAGTTTCAGGTACAGGTTATGCCGTGGATGGGGAGCTAAGGCATGAGGGGCAAAGTATAACCGCCGCCGATAACCCGGTGCTTCAAAAGCTTCTGCTCATCTCTAAAGAGTGCAATAATGCCCACTTAGGGAAGCCTAAGGCTGGTGAAGGTGGCAAATCGGCAGAGCCAGAAGTCACCGGTGACCCTACAGAGGTCGCACTGCTAGTGCTGGCAAAAAAAGCACTAGCAAAAGAGAAGGGTTTACTGCCGGAGGTAAAGCAAATAGATGACCTGCCTTTTAGCTCAGAGCAGAAGTTTAGAGCAACATTGGTAGAGGTAGAGGGGCAGCGGGAGCTGTTAGTGGTAGGCGCACCAGAAAAGATACTGAAGCTCAGCAACCGCATACTTACAAAACAGGGACTGCAGGAGCTAACCGAGGAGCTGCGGCTACGCATACAGAACAAAAACGATGAATGGGCCGATAAGGCCATGCGTGTGCTTGGTTTAGCTTACGTTGAGGCTGATGCCTCAAATAGTGTTGCAAAAGCAGATGAGGTGAAGAACTTAGTCTGGGTAGGCATCACAGGCATTGTGGACCCCCCACGAACAGGCGTTCAGGAAGCTGTGAGTGACTGTAAATCAGCTGGGATACGGGTGATAATGGTTACCGGCGACCATAAGAAAACGGGGGCAGCAATTGCACGCGAAGTGGGTATTTTAGATGCTGACGCAGGTGAGGGTAAGTATCCGTTGGCGCTTCAGGAAGATGAGCTGGAGGTAGATGATAGGCAGTTTGAGGAGCTGGTAGACCATGTGTCGGTGTTCACGCGCGTAAGCCCCAATACAAAGCTGCGCATAGCAGAGCATCTGCAAAGCAAAGGCCACCTGATTGCCATGACAGGTGATGGTGTGAACGATGCGCCTGCTCTTAAACGTGCCGACGTAGGCATAGCTATGGGAATCAGAGGCACTGATGTTGCCAAAGATGCCTCCCAAATCGTGCTGTCTGATGATAACTTTGCTACCATAGTACGAGCAGTAAGGGAGGGGCGCATTGTGTTTCAGAACGTGCGCCAAACCAGTTTTTTCCTGCTTACTACAAACTTTGCTTTTGTCTCTGTTTTTATCATCACCATTATACTAGGCTGGCCTTTCCCGCTTACAGCTACGCAGATACTTTGGGTAAACTTAGTAACTGATGGTGTGATGGAGCTTGGGCTGGCAACAGAACGTGGCCACGGTGATATAATGAAGCACAAGCCTATTCCCCGCGATGTTAATATCCTGGATAGGAGTGTGGTGCCTTACATTCTGTTGATGAGCGTGGTAATGTTAGGATTGGCACTAGCCTCTTTCGCCTACTATTTGCCACAAGGCGAAGAAACGGCCCGAACCGCTGTTTTCATTGTTATCTCCATGACCCAGGTTTTCAACACATTTAACATGCGTTCGCTGGAGTACTCTGTATTCGGGATAGGCATTTTCAGTAACAAATATGTTAATATGGCCTTTATTGCTTCTGTTCTGTTGCAGTTGATTGTTGTCTATACGCCTTTCCTGAGTGGCGTTTTTCGCTTCGAAAAGCTGCCTATCGTAGACCTGCTAATCATTTTTGTCCTGTCTACCTTGGTGATTTGGGTTGCAGAGATTTATAAATGGGTTAGCAGGAAAAAGCTGGACAACGTATAG
- the pgi gene encoding glucose-6-phosphate isomerase — translation MLKNFPPIKTEAWRKLEEHYKNVQPQHLRDLFAQDPQRFEKLTFRLNDTLYDLSKNRITQETVHLLTQLAEEMDVPGAIESLFGGEKINATENRAVLHTALRNFTDEQLQVDGENALQEVRQVQEQMRSFCNRLHSGEWTGYTGKRIQNVVNIGIGGSDLGPKMIVEALKKYQKPGIEVYFISNVDGTDAAEVLRRLDPETTLFIIASKTFTTKETITNAETARGWFLNKAVDREHIKKHFVALSTNIEAVTKFGIAEENAFRFWDWVGGRFSLWSAIGLSVACALGYDKFEELLRGAESMDKHFRQAPIQENIPVLMALLSIWYTNFFGCQTHAILPYDQYLRLLPEYLQQLLMESNGKSTDRNGNRVDYQTQPVVWGAAGTNSQHSFFQLIHQGTILIPCDFIAPAQSHNPIGNHHPLLLSNYFAQTEALLKGKNAEEVRQELEQKGMASEELEQLLPHKLFEGNKPTTSIMMKKLTPFELGSLVAMYEHKTFVQGVIWNIFSFDQWGVELGKQLAGTIEGELLQGKSSEHDSSTKGLMAYYTENQ, via the coding sequence ATGCTGAAGAACTTCCCGCCAATCAAAACAGAAGCCTGGAGAAAACTGGAAGAGCACTATAAAAATGTGCAACCACAACACCTCCGTGACCTGTTTGCTCAGGACCCGCAACGTTTCGAAAAGTTAACGTTCCGCCTGAACGATACGCTTTATGACCTGTCTAAGAACCGTATTACACAGGAAACAGTACACCTGCTAACGCAGCTGGCGGAGGAAATGGACGTACCAGGCGCAATTGAGAGCTTGTTCGGCGGTGAAAAGATAAACGCCACAGAAAACCGTGCAGTGCTGCACACTGCCCTGCGTAATTTTACAGATGAGCAACTGCAGGTAGATGGAGAGAATGCCCTGCAGGAGGTACGCCAGGTACAGGAGCAAATGCGAAGCTTCTGCAACAGGTTACATTCTGGCGAGTGGACCGGTTATACTGGCAAGCGGATTCAGAATGTAGTAAACATTGGCATTGGCGGCTCTGATCTTGGGCCAAAGATGATAGTGGAGGCACTGAAGAAGTATCAGAAGCCAGGCATAGAAGTATACTTTATCTCAAACGTTGATGGAACGGATGCTGCCGAAGTACTGCGCAGACTAGACCCTGAGACGACGCTGTTTATCATAGCATCCAAAACATTTACCACCAAAGAAACAATCACCAATGCAGAAACAGCACGTGGTTGGTTCCTGAACAAGGCTGTTGACCGCGAGCACATCAAAAAACATTTCGTGGCCCTTTCTACAAACATAGAGGCCGTTACTAAATTTGGTATTGCCGAAGAGAACGCTTTCCGTTTCTGGGATTGGGTTGGAGGCCGATTCTCCCTATGGTCTGCTATTGGCCTATCGGTTGCCTGTGCCTTAGGCTACGATAAATTCGAAGAGCTGCTGCGTGGTGCAGAGTCCATGGACAAGCACTTCCGCCAGGCTCCGATACAAGAGAACATTCCGGTGCTGATGGCACTGTTAAGCATCTGGTATACGAACTTCTTTGGCTGCCAGACTCATGCTATCCTTCCGTATGACCAGTACCTGCGCCTGTTGCCAGAGTACCTGCAACAGCTGCTTATGGAAAGCAACGGTAAGAGTACCGACCGCAACGGGAACCGAGTTGATTACCAAACACAGCCTGTGGTATGGGGAGCAGCAGGCACTAACAGCCAGCACTCCTTCTTCCAGCTGATCCACCAGGGTACCATACTTATTCCTTGTGATTTTATCGCCCCGGCACAAAGTCACAATCCTATTGGTAACCACCACCCACTGCTACTGTCAAATTACTTTGCCCAGACAGAGGCGCTTTTGAAAGGCAAGAATGCAGAAGAGGTACGCCAGGAGCTGGAACAAAAAGGTATGGCTAGTGAAGAGCTAGAGCAACTGCTACCACACAAGTTGTTCGAAGGCAACAAGCCAACAACATCTATCATGATGAAGAAACTGACTCCATTTGAGCTTGGTAGCCTGGTAGCTATGTACGAGCACAAGACCTTCGTACAAGGTGTAATCTGGAATATATTCAGTTTCGACCAGTGGGGCGTAGAACTTGGTAAGCAATTAGCAGGTACGATAGAAGGTGAGTTACTGCAAGGAAAATCATCTGAGCACGACAGCTCTACCAAGGGCTTGATGGCATACTACACCGAGAATCAGTAA